The following coding sequences are from one bacterium window:
- a CDS encoding peroxiredoxin: MDFDFIPVPLVSTEAPDFTATAVMPDNSFKKDFKLSDYRGKYVVLFFYPLDFTFVCPSEIIAFDKQLEAFKSRNCEVIGVSTDSHFSHWAWKNTPVENGGIGNVQFPLVADFQKTISQDFGVLLDGGMALRGTFLIDKDGNIQHSTINNLGLGRNIDEMIRLVDALQHLEQHGEVCPANWKKGDDAMTPTAEGVAKYLSEHK, encoded by the coding sequence ATGGACTTCGATTTCATTCCCGTGCCGCTGGTCTCGACCGAGGCGCCCGACTTCACCGCCACCGCCGTGATGCCGGACAACAGCTTCAAGAAGGACTTCAAGCTCTCGGACTACCGCGGCAAGTACGTGGTCCTGTTCTTCTACCCCCTGGACTTCACCTTCGTGTGCCCGTCCGAGATCATCGCCTTCGACAAGCAGCTGGAGGCCTTCAAGAGCCGCAACTGCGAGGTCATCGGCGTCAGCACCGACAGCCACTTCAGCCACTGGGCCTGGAAGAACACCCCGGTCGAGAACGGCGGCATCGGCAACGTGCAGTTCCCCCTGGTCGCGGACTTCCAGAAGACCATCAGCCAGGACTTCGGCGTGCTGCTCGACGGCGGCATGGCCCTGCGCGGCACCTTCCTGATCGACAAGGACGGCAACATCCAGCACTCGACCATCAACAACCTCGGTCTGGGCCGGAACATCGACGAGATGATCCGCCTGGTCGACGCGCTGCAGCACCTGGAGCAGCACGGCGAGGTCTGCCCGGCGAACTGGAAGAAGGGCGACGACGCCATGACTCCGACCGCCGAAGGCGTGGCGAAGTACCTCTCCGAGCACAAGTAG
- a CDS encoding glucose-6-phosphate isomerase: protein MLQKQGITLDTSRAETFLAEGAVDGLAAEVARVAAELESGRGPGSDYLGWVDLPGRIAAADLAAFRASGEKARDSEVYVVVGIGGSYLGARAVLEALGGRAAGAPEIVFAGTGLCSATLRRALDRVRDRDFRVCVISKSGTTLEPAVAFRIFRAELEHRYGRTGAATRITAVTDRARGALRGLADEQGYETFVIPDDVGGRFSVLTPVGLVPLAAAGLDIDALVAGAAAMSADCTGGGLRENPAHLYAAVRHLLYGTGFTTEVLSTFHGDLQMVQEWWKQLFGESEGKGGQGIFPASTVFTTDLHSLGQYVQDGRRDLQETFLCVRHAVGDVSVPHDAADLDGLNDLAGRPLDEINWHAYEGTRQAHLEGGVPCTSLELDRLTPHGVGALLYMFEKAVGVSGRLLGVNPFDQPGVETYKKEMFRRLGRA from the coding sequence ATGCTGCAGAAACAGGGCATCACGCTGGACACGTCACGCGCCGAGACCTTCCTCGCCGAGGGGGCCGTCGACGGCCTCGCCGCCGAGGTCGCGCGGGTGGCGGCCGAACTCGAGTCGGGCCGCGGGCCGGGCAGCGACTATCTCGGCTGGGTCGACCTGCCGGGCCGCATCGCGGCCGCCGACCTGGCCGCCTTCCGGGCCAGCGGCGAGAAGGCCCGCGACAGCGAGGTGTACGTGGTCGTGGGCATCGGCGGCTCGTACCTGGGCGCCCGCGCCGTGCTCGAGGCCCTTGGCGGCCGGGCCGCCGGTGCGCCGGAGATCGTCTTCGCCGGCACCGGCCTCTGCTCGGCCACCCTGCGCCGCGCCCTCGACCGCGTGCGCGACCGCGACTTCCGCGTGTGCGTCATCTCCAAGTCGGGCACCACCCTCGAGCCGGCGGTGGCCTTCCGCATCTTCCGCGCCGAGCTCGAGCACCGCTACGGAAGGACCGGCGCCGCGACCCGCATCACCGCCGTCACCGACCGCGCCCGCGGCGCCCTGCGCGGTCTCGCCGACGAGCAGGGCTACGAGACCTTCGTCATTCCCGACGACGTGGGCGGACGTTTCTCGGTGCTGACCCCGGTGGGCCTGGTGCCCCTGGCGGCGGCCGGCCTCGACATCGACGCGCTCGTGGCCGGCGCCGCGGCCATGTCCGCCGACTGCACCGGCGGCGGGCTGCGCGAGAATCCCGCCCACCTCTACGCCGCCGTCCGGCATCTGCTCTACGGCACCGGCTTCACCACCGAAGTGCTGAGCACCTTCCACGGCGACCTGCAGATGGTGCAGGAGTGGTGGAAGCAGCTCTTCGGCGAGAGCGAGGGCAAGGGGGGGCAGGGCATCTTCCCGGCCTCGACCGTCTTCACCACCGACCTGCACAGCCTCGGCCAGTACGTCCAGGATGGCCGCCGCGATCTGCAGGAGACCTTCCTCTGCGTGCGCCACGCCGTCGGCGATGTCTCCGTGCCCCACGATGCCGCCGACCTCGACGGCCTGAACGACCTGGCCGGACGCCCTCTCGACGAGATCAACTGGCACGCCTACGAAGGCACCCGCCAGGCCCATCTCGAGGGCGGCGTGCCCTGCACCAGTCTCGAACTCGACCGCCTCACGCCTCATGGCGTGGGGGCGCTGCTGTACATGTTCGAGAAGGCGGTCGGGGTGAGCGGACGACTCCTCGGGGTGAATCCGTTCGACCAGCCGGGTGTCGAAACCTACAAGAAGGAGATGTTCCGGCGCCTTGGCCGGGCCTGA
- a CDS encoding DNA-binding protein: MKKTALTLVIALAGLLILAGCGEKATTTTHADSPAASANTGQAAAAPAANDGMWHGTIAETMDSGGYTYVLLDEGGKQKWIAGPVTKVAVGDKVTIPQGMMMANFPSKTLDRTFEEIWFVGAIYTEGSVPGGMPAMGQMPQDDTHAGMGGMGGMGSGGGANSNTIVDDAHVEGVAKAAGGYTVQEIFAQKAALAGKPVKVRGRVVKFSGNIMGTNWVHIQDGSEGDLTVTTDAVVATGDVVLVAGNLTVNKDFGAGYRYDAIIEKASVTKE, translated from the coding sequence GTGAAGAAGACAGCCCTGACTCTCGTCATCGCCCTGGCCGGGCTCCTGATCCTCGCCGGCTGCGGCGAGAAGGCCACCACCACGACCCACGCCGACAGCCCGGCGGCGAGCGCGAACACCGGTCAGGCCGCCGCCGCCCCCGCCGCCAACGACGGCATGTGGCACGGCACCATCGCCGAGACCATGGACTCGGGCGGCTACACCTATGTGCTGCTCGACGAGGGCGGCAAGCAGAAGTGGATCGCCGGTCCCGTGACCAAGGTCGCCGTCGGCGACAAGGTCACCATTCCCCAGGGCATGATGATGGCCAACTTCCCCAGCAAGACCCTCGACCGCACCTTCGAGGAGATCTGGTTCGTGGGCGCGATCTACACCGAGGGCAGCGTCCCCGGCGGCATGCCGGCCATGGGCCAGATGCCCCAGGACGACACCCACGCCGGCATGGGCGGCATGGGTGGCATGGGCAGCGGCGGCGGCGCCAACAGCAACACCATCGTCGACGACGCCCACGTCGAAGGCGTGGCGAAAGCCGCCGGTGGCTACACCGTGCAGGAGATCTTCGCCCAGAAGGCTGCCCTGGCCGGCAAGCCGGTCAAGGTCCGCGGCCGCGTCGTCAAGTTCTCCGGCAACATCATGGGCACGAACTGGGTGCACATCCAGGACGGCAGCGAAGGCGACCTGACGGTCACCACCGACGCCGTGGTCGCCACGGGCGACGTGGTCCTGGTCGCGGGCAACCTGACGGTGAACAAGGATTTCGGAGCCGGATACCGCTACGATGCGATCATCGAGAAGGCTTCGGTGACGAAGGAATAG
- a CDS encoding DUF1801 domain-containing protein, producing MNSEITSYNENLEPNQRDICGLLAETIGRNLPGAESRVWHGHPVWFLDGNPIVGYSRQKPGIRLMFWSGADFDEPGLDVPGAKFRDASCFFNELSEIRKSDLKRWLKKSREIQWDYKNIVKRQGKLERLL from the coding sequence TTGAATTCCGAGATCACCAGCTACAACGAGAACCTGGAACCGAACCAGCGGGACATCTGCGGTCTCCTGGCGGAGACCATCGGCAGGAACCTTCCCGGCGCGGAATCCCGGGTCTGGCACGGACACCCGGTCTGGTTCCTGGACGGCAACCCCATCGTCGGCTACAGCAGGCAGAAGCCCGGCATTCGGCTGATGTTCTGGAGTGGCGCGGACTTCGATGAACCCGGGCTGGATGTTCCGGGAGCGAAGTTCAGGGACGCTTCGTGTTTCTTCAACGAGTTGTCGGAGATCAGGAAGTCGGATCTGAAACGATGGCTGAAGAAGTCGCGTGAGATCCAGTGGGACTACAAGAACATCGTCAAGCGCCAAGGAAAGCTGGAGCGGCTGCTCTGA
- a CDS encoding Tar ligand binding domain-containing protein, with protein MFSRLGIGPRIMSGFMTIVALAMVVGGVGYLGIHTVSHSLFVVAEEEAPLVDTAMEMMLNMMAAATAMDEYQLATAAVATTDADALASIRAEYEARIAEFDELAEAIVDGAVRADGTRVIATDNAELVRLVAETDEIHNGRFQPAAQALMSTGSGLLASSARRDQAMLELEGVVDEVTTDARNVGAEIARELAARADDAAIGDEALAIIREEVPLAAAANALIVAMTESRVVLEEYVQMTDPAETAPLRREFATLVGGFDEAVTAILAGGELRGRTVIATDNPAVRQAVEELDADHAEFQRYAATLMDRHDELVTGVAAMANEMEGLEAAAEATIAALARVEAAASGEMDAARVAGDRAANQSRRSMIIALAAALAAGVLIGAFVTRMISRPLNRAIVDLGNGADQVTAASGQVATASQEMARGASSQAGNLEEASAALEEMASMTRRNSEDTRRSSELAATVLSQVQGGSEAMARMSGTIDQIKTSSDDTARIIKTIDEIAFQTNLLALNAAVEAARAGDAGKGFAVVAEEVRNLAQRSAVAAKDTSALIEGAQRHAADGVRECESVATILGEVVTGVTEFEAIMGQVAAAGAQQSQGVDEIAASIAQIDAVTQGAAASSEETASASEELSAQANDFRGLVAGLERVIRGAGKEAPAAGRAALVANGSRAQSAPPPPLYRPAGAPNPTVTPLDEIDTVDYLQDEDLIEV; from the coding sequence ATGTTCTCTCGCTTGGGAATCGGTCCCCGCATCATGTCCGGCTTCATGACCATCGTGGCCCTCGCCATGGTGGTCGGCGGCGTCGGCTACCTCGGCATCCACACCGTTTCGCACAGTCTGTTCGTCGTGGCCGAGGAAGAGGCCCCGCTCGTCGACACCGCCATGGAAATGATGCTCAACATGATGGCGGCCGCCACCGCCATGGACGAGTACCAGCTCGCGACCGCCGCCGTCGCCACCACCGACGCCGACGCGCTCGCTTCGATCCGCGCGGAGTACGAAGCGCGCATCGCCGAGTTCGACGAGCTGGCCGAGGCCATCGTCGACGGCGCCGTGCGCGCGGACGGCACCCGCGTCATCGCCACCGACAACGCCGAGCTGGTGCGCCTGGTCGCCGAGACCGACGAGATCCACAACGGCCGCTTCCAGCCCGCGGCCCAGGCCCTGATGTCCACCGGCAGCGGCCTGTTGGCCAGTTCGGCCCGCCGCGACCAGGCGATGCTCGAACTGGAAGGCGTCGTCGACGAGGTGACGACCGACGCCCGCAACGTGGGGGCGGAGATCGCGCGCGAACTGGCGGCCCGCGCCGACGACGCGGCCATCGGCGACGAGGCCCTGGCGATCATCCGCGAGGAAGTGCCCCTGGCCGCCGCCGCCAATGCGCTCATCGTGGCCATGACCGAATCGCGCGTCGTGCTCGAGGAGTACGTCCAGATGACCGATCCGGCCGAGACGGCCCCGCTGCGCCGCGAGTTCGCGACCCTCGTGGGCGGGTTCGACGAGGCCGTGACGGCGATCCTCGCCGGCGGCGAACTGCGGGGGCGCACGGTCATCGCCACCGACAATCCCGCGGTCCGTCAGGCGGTCGAGGAGCTGGACGCCGACCACGCCGAGTTCCAACGCTACGCCGCGACCCTCATGGACCGCCACGACGAACTCGTCACCGGTGTCGCCGCCATGGCCAATGAGATGGAAGGCCTGGAGGCTGCGGCCGAGGCGACCATCGCCGCCCTGGCCCGGGTCGAAGCGGCCGCGTCCGGCGAGATGGACGCCGCCCGGGTTGCCGGCGATCGCGCGGCCAACCAGTCCCGCCGCTCCATGATCATCGCCCTGGCCGCCGCCCTCGCGGCCGGCGTGCTCATCGGCGCCTTCGTCACGCGCATGATCTCCCGTCCCCTGAACCGCGCCATCGTCGACCTCGGCAACGGTGCCGACCAGGTCACCGCCGCCTCCGGCCAGGTGGCCACCGCGAGCCAGGAGATGGCGCGGGGGGCGAGCTCCCAGGCCGGCAATCTCGAGGAGGCCTCGGCCGCCCTCGAAGAGATGGCGAGCATGACCCGCCGCAACTCCGAGGACACGCGCCGCTCCAGCGAGCTGGCGGCGACCGTGCTCAGCCAGGTGCAGGGCGGCAGCGAGGCCATGGCCCGCATGAGCGGCACCATCGACCAGATCAAGACGTCGTCCGACGACACGGCGCGCATCATCAAGACCATCGACGAGATCGCGTTCCAGACCAACCTGCTGGCGCTGAACGCGGCGGTCGAGGCGGCCCGCGCCGGCGACGCGGGCAAGGGCTTCGCTGTCGTGGCCGAGGAGGTGCGCAACCTGGCCCAGCGCAGTGCCGTGGCGGCCAAGGACACCTCGGCCCTCATCGAAGGCGCCCAGCGCCACGCCGCCGACGGCGTGCGCGAGTGCGAGAGCGTGGCCACCATCCTCGGCGAGGTGGTGACCGGCGTGACCGAGTTCGAAGCGATCATGGGCCAGGTCGCCGCAGCGGGCGCCCAGCAGAGCCAGGGCGTCGACGAGATCGCGGCAAGCATCGCCCAGATCGACGCCGTGACCCAGGGCGCGGCGGCCAGCAGCGAGGAAACCGCCTCGGCGAGCGAGGAGCTGTCGGCCCAGGCCAACGACTTCCGCGGCCTGGTGGCCGGGCTCGAGCGCGTCATCCGCGGCGCCGGGAAGGAGGCCCCGGCCGCCGGTCGAGCGGCACTCGTCGCCAACGGGTCCAGGGCGCAGTCCGCACCTCCGCCACCCCTCTACCGGCCGGCGGGGGCGCCGAATCCGACGGTGACCCCCCTGGATGAGATCGATACGGTGGACTATCTGCAGGATGAGGATCTGATCGAGGTCTGA